The Salvia miltiorrhiza cultivar Shanhuang (shh) chromosome 1, IMPLAD_Smil_shh, whole genome shotgun sequence genome has a window encoding:
- the LOC130993826 gene encoding glutathione hydrolase 1-like isoform X2: MSWWMTSVWQFLLLSSSFAAAAASDGRRQSVTVEHGVVATDHGLCSRIGRDVLVEGGHAVDAAVAAALCLGVVNPASSGIGGGAFMLVRLAGGDAEAYDMRETAPKHASENMYAGNAALKASGALSVAVPGELAGLAEVWRRHGRLPWRRLVAPAALVAEKGFKISPYLHMQMVSSESKIMADEGLRDVFTRNGSLLRPGDVCHNKPLAKTLAVISMAGIRVFYNGSVGQSLVRDVGKGGGVLSMEDLERYRVELRRAVRANVMGVEVVGMPPPSSGGAAMVLMLNILAGYRDNSDIPRSLMVHRQIEALKNAFAVRMNLGDPDFVDVRRVLKDMLSEEFAAQLRKTILDNATFNSSHYGGRWNQIHDHGTSHISIVDSERNAVSMTTTINSYFGSKFMSPSTGIILNNEMDDFSVPENATTDVPPPAPANFILPGKRPLSSMTPTILLKNGELKAVIGASGGAMIIAGTTEVLLNHLARGMDPLSSVVAPRSYHQVSVVKHMHLTSTVVSNIARRLCCSSSPTYFSTRTGRCQRAAILRYRSRREPSWQRRAMSLRALPVAQYANLWFNK, from the exons ATGTCGTGGTGGATGACCTCTGTATGGCAGTTTCTCTTGCTGTCGTCGTCGTTTGCTGCTGCTGCAGCCAGCGATGGCAGGCGGCAGAGCGTCACTGTAGAGCACGGGGTCGTGGCCACTGACCACGGCCTGTGCTCGAGGATCGGGAGGGACGTGCTCGTGGAGGGCGGACATGCAGTGGACGCAGCTGTGGCTGCCGCCCTCTGCCTCGGAGTCGTCAACCCCGCCTCCAGCGGCATTGGCGGCGGCGCGTTCATGCTGGTCCGTCTAGCCGGTGGCGACGCGGAAGCCTACGACATGAGAGAAACGGCTCCAAAACATGCTTCCGAG AACATGTATGCAGGGAATGCTGCTCTGAAAGCTAGCGGGGCGCTGTCCGTAGCAGTTCCTGGCGAGCTGGCGGGTCTGGCGGAGGTGTGGAGGAGACACGGCCGGCTTCCATGGAGGAGGCTGGTTGCGCCCGCCGCGCTAGTTGCGGAGAAGGGTTTCAAGATATCGCCGTATCTGCATATGCAGATGGTGAGCTCGGAGTCGAAGATTATGGCTGATGAGGGGCTTCGTGATGTGTTCACACGGAACGGGAGCCTGCTAAGGCCGGGCGATGTGTGCCACAACAAGCCTCTGGCGAAGACGCTTGCTGTGATCTCAATGGCGGGAATAAGGGTATTTTATAACGGCTCTGTCGGGCAAAGCCTGGTCAGGGACGTGGGGAAGGGCGGAGGAGTGTTAAGTATGGAGGACTTGGAGAGGTACAGAGTGGAGCTGAGGAGAGCGGTGAGGGCGAACGTGATGGGAGTCGAGGTGGTAGGCATGCCCCCGCCTTCGTCTGGGGGGGCGGCTATGGTGCTT ATGCTGAACATTCTGGCGGGGTACAGGGACAACTCGGATATTCCGAGGTCCCTGATGGTCCACCGCCAGATTGAGGCTCTGAAGAACGCATTTGCGGTGAGGATGAACCTCGGCGATCCGGATTTTGTCGACGTGCGACGGGTGTTGAAGGATATGTTGTCCGAAGAATTTGCTGCGCAGCTGAGGAAGACTATTTTGGACAATGCAACGTTTAATTCCAGCCATTATGGTGGGAG ATGGAACCAGATCCACGATCACGGCACGAGCCACATTTCCATCGTGGATAGCGAACGCAATGCAGTGTCCATGACCACCACCATCAACTCGTATTTCGGATCCAAGTTCATGTCGCCAAGCACCGGAATCATCCTCAACAACGAAATGGATGACTTTTCCGTGCCTGAAAACGCCACAACAGACGTGCCGCCTCCTGCTCCGGCCAACTTCATCCTCCCCGGGAAGAGGCCGTTGTCGTCCATGACGCCTACAATCCTTCTCAAG AATGGAGAGCTGAAAGCAGTTATAGGTGCAAGTGGAGGGGCAATGATAATAGCAGGAACAACTGAAGTTTTGCTAAACCATTTAGCAAGAGGGATGGATCCACTCTCTTCTGTTGTAGCTCCAAGGTCTTACCATCAAGTAAGTGTTGTAAAGCACATGCATCTTACTAGTACCGTTGTTTCTAACATTGCTCGTCGCCTCTGCTGCAGCTCATCCCCAACGTACTTCAGTACGAGAACTGGACGGTGCCAACGGGCGGCCATTTTGAGGTACCGGTCGAGACGAGAGCCGAGCTGGCAAAGAAGGGCCATGTCCTTGAGAGCCTTGCCGGTGGCACAATATGCCAATTTGTGGTTCAACAAATGA
- the LOC130993826 gene encoding glutathione hydrolase 1-like isoform X1, with translation MLYGKRLRPMSWWMTSVWQFLLLSSSFAAAAASDGRRQSVTVEHGVVATDHGLCSRIGRDVLVEGGHAVDAAVAAALCLGVVNPASSGIGGGAFMLVRLAGGDAEAYDMRETAPKHASENMYAGNAALKASGALSVAVPGELAGLAEVWRRHGRLPWRRLVAPAALVAEKGFKISPYLHMQMVSSESKIMADEGLRDVFTRNGSLLRPGDVCHNKPLAKTLAVISMAGIRVFYNGSVGQSLVRDVGKGGGVLSMEDLERYRVELRRAVRANVMGVEVVGMPPPSSGGAAMVLMLNILAGYRDNSDIPRSLMVHRQIEALKNAFAVRMNLGDPDFVDVRRVLKDMLSEEFAAQLRKTILDNATFNSSHYGGRWNQIHDHGTSHISIVDSERNAVSMTTTINSYFGSKFMSPSTGIILNNEMDDFSVPENATTDVPPPAPANFILPGKRPLSSMTPTILLKNGELKAVIGASGGAMIIAGTTEVLLNHLARGMDPLSSVVAPRSYHQLIPNVLQYENWTVPTGGHFEVPVETRAELAKKGHVLESLAGGTICQFVVQQMNGSMLVGVSDPRKGGFPAGF, from the exons ATGCTTTATGGTAAACGG CTACGACCGATGTCGTGGTGGATGACCTCTGTATGGCAGTTTCTCTTGCTGTCGTCGTCGTTTGCTGCTGCTGCAGCCAGCGATGGCAGGCGGCAGAGCGTCACTGTAGAGCACGGGGTCGTGGCCACTGACCACGGCCTGTGCTCGAGGATCGGGAGGGACGTGCTCGTGGAGGGCGGACATGCAGTGGACGCAGCTGTGGCTGCCGCCCTCTGCCTCGGAGTCGTCAACCCCGCCTCCAGCGGCATTGGCGGCGGCGCGTTCATGCTGGTCCGTCTAGCCGGTGGCGACGCGGAAGCCTACGACATGAGAGAAACGGCTCCAAAACATGCTTCCGAG AACATGTATGCAGGGAATGCTGCTCTGAAAGCTAGCGGGGCGCTGTCCGTAGCAGTTCCTGGCGAGCTGGCGGGTCTGGCGGAGGTGTGGAGGAGACACGGCCGGCTTCCATGGAGGAGGCTGGTTGCGCCCGCCGCGCTAGTTGCGGAGAAGGGTTTCAAGATATCGCCGTATCTGCATATGCAGATGGTGAGCTCGGAGTCGAAGATTATGGCTGATGAGGGGCTTCGTGATGTGTTCACACGGAACGGGAGCCTGCTAAGGCCGGGCGATGTGTGCCACAACAAGCCTCTGGCGAAGACGCTTGCTGTGATCTCAATGGCGGGAATAAGGGTATTTTATAACGGCTCTGTCGGGCAAAGCCTGGTCAGGGACGTGGGGAAGGGCGGAGGAGTGTTAAGTATGGAGGACTTGGAGAGGTACAGAGTGGAGCTGAGGAGAGCGGTGAGGGCGAACGTGATGGGAGTCGAGGTGGTAGGCATGCCCCCGCCTTCGTCTGGGGGGGCGGCTATGGTGCTT ATGCTGAACATTCTGGCGGGGTACAGGGACAACTCGGATATTCCGAGGTCCCTGATGGTCCACCGCCAGATTGAGGCTCTGAAGAACGCATTTGCGGTGAGGATGAACCTCGGCGATCCGGATTTTGTCGACGTGCGACGGGTGTTGAAGGATATGTTGTCCGAAGAATTTGCTGCGCAGCTGAGGAAGACTATTTTGGACAATGCAACGTTTAATTCCAGCCATTATGGTGGGAG ATGGAACCAGATCCACGATCACGGCACGAGCCACATTTCCATCGTGGATAGCGAACGCAATGCAGTGTCCATGACCACCACCATCAACTCGTATTTCGGATCCAAGTTCATGTCGCCAAGCACCGGAATCATCCTCAACAACGAAATGGATGACTTTTCCGTGCCTGAAAACGCCACAACAGACGTGCCGCCTCCTGCTCCGGCCAACTTCATCCTCCCCGGGAAGAGGCCGTTGTCGTCCATGACGCCTACAATCCTTCTCAAG AATGGAGAGCTGAAAGCAGTTATAGGTGCAAGTGGAGGGGCAATGATAATAGCAGGAACAACTGAAGTTTTGCTAAACCATTTAGCAAGAGGGATGGATCCACTCTCTTCTGTTGTAGCTCCAAGGTCTTACCATCAA CTCATCCCCAACGTACTTCAGTACGAGAACTGGACGGTGCCAACGGGCGGCCATTTTGAGGTACCGGTCGAGACGAGAGCCGAGCTGGCAAAGAAGGGCCATGTCCTTGAGAGCCTTGCCGGTGGCACAATATGCCAATTTGTGGTTCAACAAATGAATGGCTCAATGCTTGTTGGTGTGAGTGATCCTAGAAAGGGTGGATTTCCAGCTGGTTTTTGA
- the LOC130993826 gene encoding glutathione hydrolase 1-like isoform X3, whose protein sequence is MSWWMTSVWQFLLLSSSFAAAAASDGRRQSVTVEHGVVATDHGLCSRIGRDVLVEGGHAVDAAVAAALCLGVVNPASSGIGGGAFMLVRLAGGDAEAYDMRETAPKHASENMYAGNAALKASGALSVAVPGELAGLAEVWRRHGRLPWRRLVAPAALVAEKGFKISPYLHMQMVSSESKIMADEGLRDVFTRNGSLLRPGDVCHNKPLAKTLAVISMAGIRVFYNGSVGQSLVRDVGKGGGVLSMEDLERYRVELRRAVRANVMGVEVVGMPPPSSGGAAMVLMLNILAGYRDNSDIPRSLMVHRQIEALKNAFAVRMNLGDPDFVDVRRVLKDMLSEEFAAQLRKTILDNATFNSSHYGGRWNQIHDHGTSHISIVDSERNAVSMTTTINSYFGSKFMSPSTGIILNNEMDDFSVPENATTDVPPPAPANFILPGKRPLSSMTPTILLKNGELKAVIGASGGAMIIAGTTEVLLNHLARGMDPLSSVVAPRSYHQLIPNVLQYENWTVPTGGHFEVPVETRAELAKKGHVLESLAGGTICQFVVQQMNGSMLVGVSDPRKGGFPAGF, encoded by the exons ATGTCGTGGTGGATGACCTCTGTATGGCAGTTTCTCTTGCTGTCGTCGTCGTTTGCTGCTGCTGCAGCCAGCGATGGCAGGCGGCAGAGCGTCACTGTAGAGCACGGGGTCGTGGCCACTGACCACGGCCTGTGCTCGAGGATCGGGAGGGACGTGCTCGTGGAGGGCGGACATGCAGTGGACGCAGCTGTGGCTGCCGCCCTCTGCCTCGGAGTCGTCAACCCCGCCTCCAGCGGCATTGGCGGCGGCGCGTTCATGCTGGTCCGTCTAGCCGGTGGCGACGCGGAAGCCTACGACATGAGAGAAACGGCTCCAAAACATGCTTCCGAG AACATGTATGCAGGGAATGCTGCTCTGAAAGCTAGCGGGGCGCTGTCCGTAGCAGTTCCTGGCGAGCTGGCGGGTCTGGCGGAGGTGTGGAGGAGACACGGCCGGCTTCCATGGAGGAGGCTGGTTGCGCCCGCCGCGCTAGTTGCGGAGAAGGGTTTCAAGATATCGCCGTATCTGCATATGCAGATGGTGAGCTCGGAGTCGAAGATTATGGCTGATGAGGGGCTTCGTGATGTGTTCACACGGAACGGGAGCCTGCTAAGGCCGGGCGATGTGTGCCACAACAAGCCTCTGGCGAAGACGCTTGCTGTGATCTCAATGGCGGGAATAAGGGTATTTTATAACGGCTCTGTCGGGCAAAGCCTGGTCAGGGACGTGGGGAAGGGCGGAGGAGTGTTAAGTATGGAGGACTTGGAGAGGTACAGAGTGGAGCTGAGGAGAGCGGTGAGGGCGAACGTGATGGGAGTCGAGGTGGTAGGCATGCCCCCGCCTTCGTCTGGGGGGGCGGCTATGGTGCTT ATGCTGAACATTCTGGCGGGGTACAGGGACAACTCGGATATTCCGAGGTCCCTGATGGTCCACCGCCAGATTGAGGCTCTGAAGAACGCATTTGCGGTGAGGATGAACCTCGGCGATCCGGATTTTGTCGACGTGCGACGGGTGTTGAAGGATATGTTGTCCGAAGAATTTGCTGCGCAGCTGAGGAAGACTATTTTGGACAATGCAACGTTTAATTCCAGCCATTATGGTGGGAG ATGGAACCAGATCCACGATCACGGCACGAGCCACATTTCCATCGTGGATAGCGAACGCAATGCAGTGTCCATGACCACCACCATCAACTCGTATTTCGGATCCAAGTTCATGTCGCCAAGCACCGGAATCATCCTCAACAACGAAATGGATGACTTTTCCGTGCCTGAAAACGCCACAACAGACGTGCCGCCTCCTGCTCCGGCCAACTTCATCCTCCCCGGGAAGAGGCCGTTGTCGTCCATGACGCCTACAATCCTTCTCAAG AATGGAGAGCTGAAAGCAGTTATAGGTGCAAGTGGAGGGGCAATGATAATAGCAGGAACAACTGAAGTTTTGCTAAACCATTTAGCAAGAGGGATGGATCCACTCTCTTCTGTTGTAGCTCCAAGGTCTTACCATCAA CTCATCCCCAACGTACTTCAGTACGAGAACTGGACGGTGCCAACGGGCGGCCATTTTGAGGTACCGGTCGAGACGAGAGCCGAGCTGGCAAAGAAGGGCCATGTCCTTGAGAGCCTTGCCGGTGGCACAATATGCCAATTTGTGGTTCAACAAATGAATGGCTCAATGCTTGTTGGTGTGAGTGATCCTAGAAAGGGTGGATTTCCAGCTGGTTTTTGA